The following coding sequences lie in one Pirellulales bacterium genomic window:
- the asnB gene encoding asparagine synthase (glutamine-hydrolyzing), translating into MCGIFGAWNFDGTPLDTEVVLRARDQLRRRGPDDAGVMLNGPVALAHRRLSIIDLSPLGRQPMSNEDGTIWVVFNGEIYNFPQLREELLKRGHRFASQTDTEVIVHGYEEWGSEVFGKLDGMLAIGLWDERRRKMFLSRGPHGKKPLFYHYAAGRRLVFGSTLACLMHWPGLPRELNIPAIHDYIRYGYFYAPQSILRNVQKVRPGHYVEIDQERGLSEHRHWDMVAITHRPRLNFNSEGELLDQLDQRIRAAVRKRLIADVPIGTFLSGGIDSSLIVAITKEVSSQPIKTFSIGFTSAEFDESSHGAAVAAQLGVPNTVFRMSGQTLLEFIPKLTQVYDEPNLDYSILPTMAVARLARSEVTVVLTGDGGDEYFGGYDRYLAMRYFSRYMRFLPRALREVLAERVAPYIPMQRLQRLMQLIGAPDNASFSASYANVSRYFDLEQLLPPGAAALRQGDFVADFIRAQSHLSPAEAAMLFDLTHPMIEGILVKVDRATMNYGVEARSPLLDRDVAEFALQLPLHWKIRGSELKYILKKLLCRYLPPALVYRKKQGFSPPLRDWLRKELRDFLEDHLGEDAVRRRGLFQPAGVRKLINQHQSGEFDHSYLLWAILFLEMWCREYLDTSAPAPMAESDGLILSGMAN; encoded by the coding sequence GTGTGCGGGATTTTTGGGGCTTGGAATTTTGACGGAACGCCGCTGGACACCGAGGTTGTCTTGCGGGCCAGGGATCAACTGCGCCGGCGGGGCCCGGACGACGCGGGCGTGATGCTTAACGGCCCCGTAGCCCTGGCCCATCGCCGCTTGTCAATTATTGACCTGTCACCCCTGGGCCGGCAGCCCATGTCCAACGAGGACGGGACAATTTGGGTGGTATTTAATGGGGAGATATATAATTTCCCGCAGTTGCGGGAGGAATTATTAAAACGGGGACATCGGTTTGCCAGCCAAACCGACACGGAAGTGATTGTGCACGGGTATGAGGAATGGGGGAGCGAGGTCTTTGGCAAGCTGGATGGGATGCTGGCGATTGGCCTGTGGGATGAGCGGCGGCGCAAAATGTTTTTATCCCGGGGTCCGCACGGCAAAAAGCCGTTGTTTTATCATTATGCGGCGGGACGACGGCTGGTGTTTGGTTCCACGCTGGCCTGCCTGATGCATTGGCCAGGGCTGCCGCGGGAGTTGAATATTCCCGCCATTCATGATTACATCCGCTATGGTTATTTTTATGCTCCGCAGTCGATCTTGCGGAATGTCCAAAAAGTCCGTCCCGGCCATTATGTCGAGATCGACCAAGAGCGCGGGCTGTCCGAGCATCGGCATTGGGACATGGTGGCCATTACCCACCGGCCACGGTTAAATTTTAACTCCGAAGGGGAGCTGCTGGATCAACTGGACCAGCGCATCCGCGCCGCGGTGCGCAAGCGACTCATTGCGGATGTTCCCATCGGCACGTTTTTATCCGGAGGGATCGATTCCAGCTTGATCGTGGCGATCACCAAGGAGGTTTCCAGCCAGCCGATCAAGACTTTTTCCATCGGTTTTACCAGCGCCGAATTTGACGAAAGCAGCCATGGCGCGGCGGTCGCGGCGCAACTAGGCGTGCCGAATACGGTGTTTCGCATGTCCGGTCAGACCTTGCTGGAATTTATCCCCAAGCTGACACAAGTGTATGACGAGCCAAACCTGGATTATTCAATCCTACCGACAATGGCGGTTGCCCGGCTGGCCCGTAGCGAAGTGACCGTGGTCCTGACCGGCGACGGCGGGGATGAGTATTTTGGCGGTTATGACCGCTATTTGGCGATGCGGTATTTTTCGCGTTATATGCGATTTCTTCCCCGCGCGCTCCGGGAAGTTCTCGCGGAACGGGTCGCCCCCTATATCCCCATGCAGCGGTTGCAGCGATTGATGCAACTTATCGGCGCGCCCGATAACGCTAGCTTTAGCGCTTCCTACGCCAATGTCTCCCGTTACTTTGACCTGGAACAATTACTCCCTCCCGGCGCGGCCGCGCTGCGACAAGGGGACTTTGTGGCGGACTTTATCCGTGCGCAATCCCATTTATCCCCCGCCGAAGCGGCCATGCTATTTGACCTGACCCATCCCATGATCGAAGGCATCCTGGTCAAAGTCGACCGCGCCACCATGAATTATGGCGTCGAGGCGCGCAGCCCGCTCTTGGACCGGGATGTGGCCGAGTTTGCCTTGCAACTGCCCCTGCACTGGAAAATTCGCGGTTCCGAGCTAAAGTACATCCTCAAAAAACTCCTCTGCCGCTACCTTCCCCCGGCGCTCGTTTATCGCAAAAAACAGGGCTTTTCGCCGCCGCTGCGCGATTGGCTCCGCAAGGAACTACGCGACTTTCTCGAGGATCACCTAGGCGAGGATGCCGTCCGCCGCCGCGGTTTATTTCAACCGGCGGGAGTGCGCAAACTGATCAATCAACACCAAAGCGGCGAATTTGACCATAGTTACCTGCTCTGGGCGATCCTGTTTTTAGAAATGTGGTGCCGCGAGTACCTGGATACCAGTGCCCCCGCGCCCATGGCTGAAAGCGACGGCCTCATCCTCAGCGGGATGGCCAACTAG